In Deltaproteobacteria bacterium GWC2_55_46, a single window of DNA contains:
- a CDS encoding acyl-phosphate glycerol 3-phosphate acyltransferase, with translation MDLMDDLTLYALIPVAYLLGSIPTGVIMARAFGKVDPRTVGSGNIGATNVGRTSGKLAGALTLTGDILKGALPVLAAILLGGGSALASLTGLAAFLGHLFPVFLGFRGGKGVATACGVLAVVSPAATVLGAIVFILVAAIKRYVSLASITSAAMMPVFLSFLYNGKEYVPLGVAIAVLIIIKHKENIKRLAAGTENRIGGGK, from the coding sequence ATGGACCTGATGGACGATTTGACATTATATGCTCTAATACCAGTAGCCTATCTCCTTGGCTCGATACCTACCGGCGTCATCATGGCCAGGGCCTTTGGCAAGGTCGACCCGAGGACCGTGGGGAGCGGGAACATCGGCGCGACTAATGTCGGACGCACCTCAGGAAAGCTCGCGGGAGCGCTTACCCTCACCGGAGACATATTGAAAGGCGCCCTGCCTGTGCTTGCGGCGATACTCCTTGGCGGCGGCAGCGCCCTTGCAAGCCTCACAGGGCTCGCGGCATTCCTCGGCCATCTCTTCCCGGTCTTCCTTGGCTTCAGGGGCGGAAAAGGTGTTGCCACGGCCTGCGGCGTTCTTGCCGTCGTAAGCCCAGCAGCGACGGTCCTTGGCGCGATAGTCTTCATACTCGTCGCCGCCATCAAAAGGTACGTCTCCCTCGCCTCTATCACATCAGCGGCCATGATGCCGGTCTTCCTCTCCTTCCTCTATAATGGCAAGGAGTACGTCCCGCTCGGGGTCGCCATAGCCGTCCTCATAATAATCAAGCACAAGGAGAATATCAAAAGGCTCGCCGCAGGGACAGAGAACAGGATAGGCGGCGGGAAGTAG
- a CDS encoding transcriptional regulator (indirectly regulates nitrogen metabolism; at high nitrogen levels P-II prevents the phosphorylation of NR-I, the transcriptional activator of the glutamine synthetase gene (glnA); at low nitrogen levels P-II is uridylylated to form PII-UMP and interacts with an adenylyltransferase (GlnE) that activates GlnA): MKKIEAIIKPFKLDEVKEALNEIGIKGITVSEVKGFGRQKGHTELYRGTEYVVDFLPKIKMEIVVKEDMVAKVVETIVNSARTGRIGDGKVFVMSVDEVVRIRTGERGEEAI; encoded by the coding sequence ATGAAGAAGATAGAAGCCATAATAAAGCCATTCAAGCTTGATGAGGTGAAAGAGGCCCTCAACGAGATCGGGATAAAGGGCATAACCGTCTCCGAGGTGAAGGGGTTCGGGAGGCAGAAAGGGCACACCGAGCTTTACAGGGGCACGGAGTACGTCGTAGACTTCCTTCCGAAGATAAAGATGGAGATAGTGGTAAAGGAAGACATGGTCGCGAAGGTGGTCGAGACGATAGTGAACTCGGCCCGCACCGGCCGCATAGGCGACGGCAAGGTATTTGTCATGTCGGTCGACGAGGTGGTAAGGATACGGACCGGCGAGCGCGGCGAAGAGGCCATCTAA
- a CDS encoding type I glutamate--ammonia ligase: MTPKDALKLAQEKNAKMVDFKFLDFVGIWQHFSVPIGELSEDIFEEGLGFDGSSIRGWQPIHASDMLVIPDPTTALMDPFHETPSMSLICNIVDPITKEPYSRDPRNIAQKAEAFLKSTGIGDVAYFGPEPEFFIFDDIRYSQGPNQGFYHIDSVEGTWNTGREECPNLGYKPRHKEGYFPVPPTDSQEDIRSEMSMVMESVGIRVERQHHEVATAGQAEIDMRFDSLLKMGDKLMWFKYIVKNVAKRWGKTVTFMPKPIFGDNGSGMHVHQSIWKGGKPLFAGNEYGGMSQLALYYIGGILKHARALNAFCNPGTNSYRRLVPGFEAPINLAYSSRNRSASIRIPMYSPSPKAKRIEVRFPDPSCNGYLAFAAMLMAGLDGIQNKIDPGKPLDKDIYGLSPEELSKVPSACGSLEEALQALQKDHEFLLKGDVFTQDVIDTWIEYKKKAELDPIRLRPVPYEFALYYDC; the protein is encoded by the coding sequence ATGACGCCGAAGGACGCATTGAAGTTAGCACAGGAAAAAAACGCGAAGATGGTCGATTTCAAGTTCCTCGACTTTGTCGGTATCTGGCAGCATTTTTCCGTTCCGATAGGCGAGCTCTCGGAGGACATCTTCGAGGAAGGGCTCGGGTTTGACGGCTCCAGCATAAGGGGCTGGCAGCCGATACACGCAAGCGACATGCTCGTGATACCGGACCCGACGACGGCCCTGATGGACCCGTTCCATGAGACCCCTTCCATGAGCCTCATATGCAATATCGTGGACCCGATAACCAAGGAGCCCTACTCCAGGGACCCGAGGAACATCGCGCAGAAGGCCGAGGCGTTTCTTAAGTCCACCGGCATCGGCGACGTCGCCTACTTCGGCCCTGAGCCGGAGTTCTTCATATTCGACGATATCAGGTACAGCCAGGGGCCCAACCAGGGCTTCTATCACATAGATTCCGTCGAGGGCACCTGGAACACCGGCAGGGAAGAGTGCCCGAACCTCGGCTACAAGCCCAGGCATAAAGAAGGATACTTCCCCGTCCCCCCGACAGACAGCCAGGAGGACATCCGCTCCGAGATGAGCATGGTGATGGAATCTGTCGGCATCCGCGTCGAGAGGCAGCACCATGAGGTCGCCACCGCCGGACAGGCCGAGATTGACATGCGCTTCGACAGCCTCCTTAAGATGGGCGACAAGCTCATGTGGTTCAAGTACATCGTCAAGAACGTCGCGAAGAGGTGGGGCAAGACAGTGACCTTCATGCCCAAGCCCATATTCGGCGACAACGGCAGCGGCATGCACGTCCATCAGTCGATATGGAAGGGCGGCAAGCCCCTTTTCGCCGGCAACGAATACGGCGGAATGAGCCAGCTCGCCCTTTACTACATAGGCGGTATCTTGAAGCACGCCAGGGCCCTGAACGCATTCTGCAACCCGGGCACCAACTCCTACAGGAGGCTCGTGCCAGGCTTTGAGGCGCCCATAAACCTCGCCTACTCATCGAGGAACCGTTCCGCGTCGATCAGGATACCGATGTACTCGCCCTCACCGAAGGCGAAGAGGATCGAGGTCAGGTTCCCGGACCCGTCCTGCAACGGATACCTCGCCTTCGCCGCCATGCTCATGGCCGGGCTCGACGGCATACAGAACAAGATAGACCCGGGCAAGCCGCTCGATAAGGACATCTACGGGCTTTCGCCCGAGGAGCTTTCCAAGGTGCCTTCAGCCTGCGGCTCACTCGAAGAGGCGCTTCAGGCGCTTCAGAAGGACCACGAGTTCCTCCTGAAGGGCGATGTCTTTACGCAAGACGTCATCGACACCTGGATAGAGTACAAGAAGAAGGCCGAGCTTGACCCGATAAGGCTCCGTCCGGTGCCTTATGAGTTTGCCCTCTACTACGACTGCTAA
- a CDS encoding glycerol-3-phosphate cytidylyltransferase, whose product MGKVISLKGLMPELKALRKKKKKVVFTNGCFDILHAGHVRYLKKARSLGDILVVGLNSDSSVRSIKGDQRPIVPGKERSEVLSALECVDYVVVFNDSTPVKLIEAIRPDVLAKGADWAAKEIVGGESVRKNGGKVARITLLKGRSTTNIIRRILELHKGRGQG is encoded by the coding sequence ATGGGGAAGGTAATATCTCTTAAAGGGCTCATGCCTGAGCTTAAGGCCCTGAGGAAAAAAAAGAAGAAGGTCGTCTTCACCAACGGGTGCTTCGACATACTGCACGCCGGCCACGTAAGGTACCTTAAAAAGGCGCGCTCTTTAGGCGACATCCTCGTTGTCGGCCTCAACAGCGACTCGTCGGTACGCTCTATAAAAGGCGACCAGAGGCCGATAGTCCCGGGCAAAGAACGCTCAGAGGTGCTCTCTGCCCTCGAATGCGTCGATTACGTCGTGGTCTTTAACGACAGCACCCCGGTTAAGCTCATCGAGGCGATAAGGCCGGACGTGCTCGCCAAGGGGGCTGACTGGGCCGCGAAGGAGATAGTGGGCGGGGAGTCGGTCAGGAAGAACGGCGGGAAGGTCGCCCGCATAACCTTACTCAAGGGCAGGTCCACCACCAACATAATACGCAGGATATTGGAACTTCACAAAGGCCGCGGTCAGGGATAA
- a CDS encoding signal recognition particle-docking protein FtsY — translation MFKKLKAGFESLKAGLARTHNSIMGSVEAAFTGKSREDILEALEESLILADIGAKASAEIVDNLRERLVGKDEEKLKALLKDSIYDILKRVEKPVELTSSPFVIMVLGVNGVGKTTTIGKLAAKYSAEGKSVILAAGDTFRAAAIEQLEGWGERAGCPVIRQAQGGDPGAVAYDAMRAASARRADIVLLDTAGRLHTKVNLMEELKKVRKVAGRELPGAPHENLLVLDASTGQNALSQARLFNEAVGVTGIALTKLDGTAKGGIIVAIARELGIPIRYIGVGETVEDLKEFDAREFVEALL, via the coding sequence ATGTTTAAAAAGCTCAAGGCCGGCTTCGAGAGCCTCAAAGCCGGTCTCGCGAGGACCCATAACTCCATTATGGGGAGCGTAGAGGCGGCCTTTACCGGTAAGTCCAGGGAGGACATACTCGAAGCCCTCGAAGAATCGCTCATACTCGCCGATATCGGCGCGAAGGCGTCGGCGGAGATAGTCGACAACCTGAGGGAGAGGCTTGTTGGCAAGGACGAAGAGAAGCTAAAGGCCCTTCTCAAGGACTCGATATACGATATCCTGAAGCGCGTGGAGAAGCCTGTCGAGCTGACCTCCAGCCCGTTCGTCATCATGGTGCTCGGCGTGAACGGCGTCGGCAAGACGACCACCATCGGGAAGCTCGCAGCGAAGTACTCCGCAGAGGGCAAGTCAGTGATACTCGCCGCGGGAGATACATTCAGGGCCGCCGCCATAGAGCAGCTCGAAGGCTGGGGGGAGAGGGCCGGCTGCCCTGTCATAAGGCAGGCACAGGGCGGCGACCCAGGGGCTGTCGCGTACGACGCCATGAGGGCGGCCTCCGCGCGGCGGGCTGATATCGTACTTCTCGATACCGCCGGGAGGCTCCATACGAAGGTAAACCTGATGGAGGAGCTGAAGAAGGTGAGGAAGGTGGCCGGGAGGGAACTACCCGGGGCCCCTCATGAGAACCTCCTCGTGCTCGACGCCTCCACGGGGCAGAACGCGCTCAGCCAGGCGAGGCTCTTTAACGAGGCGGTAGGGGTGACCGGCATAGCGCTTACGAAGCTCGACGGCACCGCGAAGGGCGGCATTATCGTGGCTATAGCGAGGGAGCTGGGCATACCCATAAGGTACATCGGCGTCGGGGAGACCGTCGAGGACTTGAAGGAGTTCGACGCCAGGGAGTTCGTAGAGGCGCTTCTATAG
- a CDS encoding cysteine--tRNA ligase, protein MAIKVYNSLTKSKEEFQTALPGKVTMYVCGPTVYDLSHIGHARSAVSFDVIQKYLRYRGFEVKYARNYTDVDDKIIRKANQEGSTSEEVAERYIKAFDDDMAALNVSLPDLRPKATESIGKIIEVTKALMDNGYAYAVEGDVYYSVRKKKDYGKLSGKNIDELEAGARVEVDERKQDPLDFALWKASKPGEPWWESPWGNGRPGWHIECSAMVMEWLGETIDIHGGGKDLIFPHHENEIAQSEAATGKTPYVRYWLHNGFVNIEKEKMSKSLGNILNIRDALKEHTAEAIRLFLLSSHYRSPIDYTAESLKDAEAAVERFYKTLQRAAEEYPAALAGELCVNCVEDRLDKAFGPMDDDFNTAEVIGNIFKEITRMNKAMDEAKATGERKGVWDEMTNSLAVIREASRFLGVFNRKPEEYFNDKKSRSAVPPEEIERLIAERNEARKGKDFARADAIRKELFEKGILLEDSAKGTTWSVRG, encoded by the coding sequence ATGGCTATAAAGGTATACAACTCTCTTACAAAGTCCAAGGAAGAGTTCCAGACAGCGCTGCCCGGAAAGGTCACGATGTACGTCTGCGGGCCGACAGTCTACGACTTGAGCCACATAGGGCATGCCAGGAGCGCCGTCTCATTCGACGTCATACAGAAGTACCTCCGGTACAGGGGCTTCGAGGTAAAATACGCCCGCAACTATACGGACGTAGACGACAAGATAATCAGGAAAGCGAACCAGGAAGGGTCGACATCCGAAGAGGTCGCCGAGAGGTATATAAAGGCCTTTGACGATGATATGGCAGCCCTGAACGTGAGCCTTCCCGACCTAAGGCCAAAGGCCACCGAGAGTATCGGCAAGATAATAGAGGTCACGAAGGCCCTCATGGACAACGGATACGCTTACGCCGTCGAAGGCGACGTCTATTACTCCGTGAGGAAGAAAAAGGACTACGGCAAGCTCTCCGGCAAGAACATAGACGAGCTTGAGGCCGGGGCGAGAGTAGAGGTCGACGAGAGGAAGCAGGACCCGCTGGACTTCGCCCTCTGGAAGGCGAGCAAGCCGGGGGAGCCATGGTGGGAGAGCCCCTGGGGCAACGGAAGGCCCGGCTGGCACATAGAGTGCAGCGCGATGGTGATGGAATGGCTCGGCGAGACTATCGATATCCACGGAGGCGGAAAGGACCTGATATTCCCGCACCACGAAAACGAGATAGCGCAGAGCGAGGCCGCCACAGGCAAAACACCCTACGTCAGGTACTGGCTCCACAACGGCTTCGTCAACATAGAGAAAGAGAAGATGAGCAAGTCCCTGGGCAATATCCTGAACATCAGGGACGCTCTTAAAGAGCACACCGCCGAGGCGATAAGGCTATTCCTCCTTTCAAGCCACTACCGCTCTCCGATAGACTATACGGCAGAGTCCCTTAAGGACGCGGAGGCTGCGGTAGAGAGGTTCTACAAGACCCTTCAGCGCGCCGCCGAGGAGTACCCCGCGGCCCTTGCGGGCGAGCTCTGCGTCAACTGCGTCGAGGACAGGCTCGACAAGGCGTTCGGCCCCATGGACGACGACTTCAATACCGCCGAGGTCATCGGGAACATCTTCAAGGAGATCACCCGGATGAATAAGGCGATGGACGAGGCAAAGGCCACAGGAGAGCGCAAGGGGGTATGGGACGAGATGACCAACTCTCTTGCCGTTATAAGGGAGGCATCCAGGTTCCTCGGCGTCTTCAACCGAAAGCCTGAGGAATATTTCAACGATAAAAAAAGCAGGAGCGCAGTACCGCCAGAAGAGATAGAAAGGCTCATAGCCGAGCGTAACGAGGCGAGGAAGGGCAAGGACTTCGCCCGCGCCGACGCCATAAGAAAAGAGCTCTTTGAGAAGGGCATCCTCCTTGAGGACTCGGCTAAGGGTACTACCTGGAGCGTCCGGGGCTGA
- a CDS encoding glutamate--tRNA ligase, which produces MRTVRTRFAPSPTGALHLGNARTALFNWFFARRHGGSFILRIEDTDIARSLSSFEAAICDDLKWLGLVWDEGPDIGGGYGPYRQSERLSIYSGKAEQLIGEGKAYRCYCTKDRLQELKAAQAAAGAPSRYDGRCRELVNPPSVEPSVVRFLVPRKEVAFTDLVHGPLKFDTSAFGDFVIIGSDGVASYNFAVVIDDAMMEVSHVIRGDDHLSNTPRQLLLFEAMGLKTPAFSHVPLVLGADRTPLSKRHGEFSVKGLRDGGYLPEAVINTVARLGWDPGVGAVGLEEMSHLFSLDKLSRSASAFDEGRLKSFNKEAIQKRSGDGLAALMGPGAGSAALIDALKGNASTLKELEGLLEPFTTGPRIGEAEQAELSEEYARKVLSSLLSELERATSLDEGSCKSVIEAVKNATGEKGRRLLMPIRLALTGRHEGIELARVMKLLGRDEMIRRLKKSEK; this is translated from the coding sequence ATGAGGACCGTCCGGACAAGGTTCGCGCCAAGCCCCACAGGCGCGCTCCATCTGGGGAACGCGAGGACAGCGCTCTTCAACTGGTTCTTCGCGCGCCGCCACGGCGGCAGCTTCATACTGAGGATCGAGGATACGGATATCGCCCGTTCGCTTTCCAGCTTTGAGGCGGCCATATGCGACGACCTCAAGTGGCTCGGCCTCGTCTGGGACGAGGGCCCTGACATAGGCGGAGGATACGGCCCATACAGGCAATCGGAGAGGCTTTCGATCTACAGCGGCAAGGCCGAACAGCTCATAGGCGAAGGCAAGGCTTACCGGTGCTACTGCACGAAAGATAGGCTTCAGGAGCTGAAGGCGGCTCAGGCGGCCGCCGGAGCGCCTTCAAGGTATGACGGCAGGTGCAGGGAGCTCGTCAATCCTCCTTCCGTGGAGCCTTCTGTAGTCAGGTTCCTGGTCCCCCGGAAAGAGGTCGCCTTCACCGACCTCGTACACGGCCCATTGAAGTTCGACACAAGCGCCTTCGGGGACTTCGTCATAATAGGCTCTGACGGCGTCGCCTCATATAACTTCGCCGTCGTAATAGATGACGCCATGATGGAGGTCTCACACGTAATAAGGGGGGACGACCACCTCTCGAACACCCCGAGGCAGCTCCTCTTGTTCGAGGCCATGGGATTAAAAACCCCGGCGTTCAGCCACGTGCCGCTGGTGCTCGGCGCTGACAGGACGCCCTTGAGCAAGCGCCACGGGGAATTCTCCGTCAAGGGGCTCCGCGACGGCGGCTACCTGCCCGAGGCGGTAATAAACACTGTAGCCAGGCTCGGCTGGGACCCTGGTGTTGGCGCCGTCGGCCTTGAGGAGATGTCGCATCTCTTCTCTTTGGATAAGCTTTCGAGGTCCGCCTCCGCGTTCGACGAGGGCAGGCTCAAGTCTTTCAATAAAGAGGCGATACAGAAAAGAAGCGGAGACGGCCTTGCCGCCCTGATGGGCCCTGGCGCCGGGAGCGCCGCGCTCATAGACGCGCTCAAGGGCAACGCCTCAACCTTAAAAGAGCTTGAGGGCCTGTTGGAGCCTTTCACAACCGGGCCACGGATAGGAGAGGCCGAGCAAGCCGAGCTGTCAGAAGAGTACGCCAGGAAGGTCTTGAGCTCGTTACTCTCTGAGCTTGAAAGGGCTACTTCCCTCGACGAAGGCTCATGCAAGTCGGTAATAGAGGCTGTAAAGAACGCGACCGGCGAGAAGGGCAGGAGGCTCCTGATGCCCATAAGGCTCGCCCTCACCGGGAGACACGAGGGCATAGAGCTTGCCAGGGTCATGAAGCTTCTCGGCAGGGACGAAATGATAAGAAGGCTTAAGAAGTCAGAAAAATGA
- a CDS encoding 2-C-methyl-D-erythritol 2,4-cyclodiphosphate synthase, with protein MRVGFGYDVHRLVDGRPLILGGVVVPFEKGLLGHSDADVLLHAIIDALIGAAGLGDIGKHFPPTDQRWKDASSLDLLARTASLIDGKGFKTGNLDSTIVCQSPKLLGFIPGMVSNISRVLKCGEAQVNVKAKTEEGLGFTGSGDGIAAYAVAMITAKEG; from the coding sequence ATGAGAGTAGGCTTCGGATACGACGTACACAGGCTTGTGGATGGCAGGCCCCTTATACTGGGAGGTGTCGTGGTGCCTTTCGAAAAAGGGCTTCTCGGCCACTCTGACGCGGACGTGCTCCTGCACGCCATAATAGACGCCCTCATCGGCGCCGCTGGCCTGGGGGACATAGGCAAGCACTTCCCGCCGACCGACCAGAGGTGGAAAGACGCCTCAAGCCTCGACCTCCTCGCCAGGACCGCCTCCTTGATAGATGGCAAGGGGTTCAAGACAGGCAACCTCGATTCCACCATAGTCTGCCAGTCGCCGAAGCTGCTTGGGTTTATCCCCGGCATGGTCTCGAATATCTCCCGTGTCCTCAAATGCGGCGAGGCACAGGTGAACGTCAAGGCAAAGACAGAGGAAGGGCTTGGCTTCACCGGGAGCGGCGACGGCATAGCCGCCTACGCGGTAGCGATGATCACGGCGAAAGAGGGTTGA